The DNA window CAAATACACTATGAGTTCGTCCTTTTCAAAGGTTGCTACGTCTGTTCCCCCGATGACTGTGCCCAGGGGGGTTTCCCCCAGACGAAGGTCCCTGAAGAGCTGCCGTCCTTTTTCACCTTTGTAGAGCACAAATATCCGCTCGTCTTTCCAGGACTCAAGAAAGGGAAGGCGGAAGAGGTACGGGAAAAGGAAGCCGAGTCCTCCCCAAAAAAGGGCAATAAGACGGGGGAACTGAAAAATTCTGAGGTAGAAAAGAGTAGTCGTAAAAACAAAGAAGGAGAGGAAAGTCGAGAGAGCAAGACGGGTGAAAACAAATCTCAAAGAGCGGGACCTCGAGGAGTAGAGACCCAAAAGGGCGTAGAGGAAAAGGGGAAGGAGAGGAATCAGAAAAAACCATGTCCAGGAGGACGCAAGAAGTTTCAAAACGGCGGTATCCCGCTTCAGGGCAAAGTGGAGGAGGAAAGAGACGTAAACTGCCCCGAGGTTCCACGCATAATCCCAGAGGGGAAGGAATCGTACCACGAGTTTCACCGGATCTCGCTTACAGTCTCCCTTCCTGTGTCATTGTACCACAGGGTTCCTTCGCTTTCCCATTAGTGGAATGAAAAGCTCGAAAGAAGGTTCCGCTCACGAGCTTCATTCCGCCACGGTCTCGGATTTCTCTCGGGGAACATAAGCAACAGCCGCAATTTCCACCTTGCCACCTCGGGGAAGCGCGCTGACTCCAACACAGCATCTTGCAGGGTAAGGAGGCTTGAAGTACTGTGCATACACTTCGTTAACTGCAGGGAATTCCCGAAGGTCGGTGAGGAAAATAGTCACCTGCACCACGTGCTCCATCGTGAGCCCTGCTGCCCTAAGGATCGCGGAGATGTTCTCCAGGGCCTGCCGTGCCTGCTCAGTAACTTCATCTGACACAAGTTCCCCCTTTGGGGAAAGCCCGAGTTGCCCGGAGACGAAGACACACTCACCCACCTGTACTGCCTGGGAGTAGGGACCTATGGCCTGCGGGGCCTTATCAGTTGATACGGCCTTTTTCATAGTTCACCTTCTCCTATCGTAAGCCCAGTCTTTGGGAAACTTCCCCAAGGAATACTTCGATATCCTTGCACCTGTTGTGCAGGACATCGAGCACAATATCGTAGTTCAGGTTCTGGTAATCATGAGCAATGACATTCCTGAAGCCCACCATTTTGGCCAGTTTCCCGGCAAGCTCCATGGAGATGATTCCCGCTTCGCTCAGGATGTAGAAAGCCTCGCTCATGGTCGTAGGTTTTCTCAAGCCTTCATAGGCAACAAGAGCTTCTGCCAGGTCTATCGTTGCCTGTATAGCGAGGTAGAGATATCTCTCTAACGCACCTCGGAGGTCAACATCATTTTCTATTTCTTGCCGGGAGTACTTCTTGTACCGTTGCAGTATCGCCAGATATTTTATGATGGCGCTCTTCTTGTTTTCTATGACCTCGAGACTGCTCATGGTTTAGCCCTCGTCAAGTTGTACCGACGAAGAAGCATTNNNNNNNNNNCGTTGAGAATTCGTGGTTCTACCAGGACCCGGAAAGGTTCCCGCTCAAAAAGGAGTTTTCCGTCTTTGATAACGAAGTACTTGAATTCAGGCGATTCCACGAGATTCAGAATGACAATATCGATATTGTCCTCTTTTAGAAGGCGTCCCACCCGGTCGTAGAGCTCAAATCTGATGTCGTGCATGCGCCTGGTATCCCTTGTATCCAGGTAAACGGCAAAATCGTAATCGCTCAACGGGGAATCTTTTCCGGTAGCCCTTGAACCAAAGAGGTACACAAGCTTTACCTCCGGATATTCTTCGAAAAGGGTCACAAGCTCTTTCAGGACCTCGGGAGGAATTCCTCCGATGCTGTCTTCTTCAGTCTTCATACCTTCGGACCTTCACCCTTTATTGTACCGCTTGCTTCTTTCCCTCTCTCCCAGAATTCCCAGAAGAACGCCACAAGAACCCCGACATTTAGGTGAATTTTTATCGTCATATGGGAGCGCAAAGAAATAGGGTATCTTTACCGGGTCTTTTCTCCCGTAATACCGCACTGCAACCTCTCCCCTGAACCCCTAAGGCAGAGAGCTCTCCCTGTAGGAAACCTCAAACTCCGCCTTGTACGTCTGTGGCATAAAGCGCCAGGCCAAAAAGGAGAGGGCAAGGACTATAAAGGTTACCCCAAGAATCACCCACTTACGTTTCAAAAGGACATTAATGAGGTCAAAGAGAGAGACTTCTTCTTCCCAGTTGACTTTTTCTTCCATAGGGATACCTCCCTGGAAAAGGTGTAGCTCTTTGTTCGATTATTTCTTTCCCCGCTTACCAAGGATAGCATAACACAAGGTGTGGGAAAAGCGCTATCAGAAGCGGAGTAGAGGCAAGTACATATTTGAAACCGGGAACGCAAACTCAATTCGTCTTATTCTCGACAAAAGAGTCACCGCAAACTCGTGATTTCTTCTGCAAAGCAGCCTCTCTCTCTTGAGTTGCAAAACTGTCTTGCTACGCTTGCAGTGACCCTCAAGGGGCCATTGTAAACCTCGCCTTTTCGCTTCCTCCCACCACGTCATTGCGAACTCGTAGTTTCGTTTGTGAAGCAATCTCCTTCTACCAGGCCCGAGACTGCTTCGTCGCCTTGCTCCTCGCGGTGACAAATCAGAAAAGGAACTGCCTCGTTGCTTTCGTTCCTTGCGGTGGTGAATTGGAGAGGGGGTTACTTCGCTTTGCTCGCAATGGCATGGGTTTATGTACACGGTGACTGTACCAGGAACTCAGAGCTTGCTCTAATCCGCCCCGGTATTTCCACCTTCTCCATAGCTTTCAAGCCAGGTTGTAATCTCGTTGATGAAACTCGGAAACACCTGGAGTGCCTTCCGGTAGTGAGCGTACACCAGCTTATGGTTCAATTCTAAATACCCATGAACGAGTATGTTCCGAAATCCCCCTAAACCACGCAGGTCTTTGTAGAGCTTCTCGCTGATGACCTTCTGTTGCCAGAGCCTTTCCAGAATCTTCTCGTATTCATCCACAGAGATTCGAAAGGCTCCGGCAAGAATATGGTTCCCTATATCAAAGATAAGAGAAGAGGCCAGCTCCAAGCCCCGTTCCACAAACCACTGAAGGTTTACGTCGCGCTTGTACTGCTCAAGGGATATTTCTTCCTTTTCGCGCAACCTGCTCAGTATTTCCTCTAACTTCTGCAAGCGGGTGATTATGCTCTCCCTTTTGAGTACCACCGGCGTACCCTCTCTTTAAGGTACCAGTTTTGCACCTCACGCAGGTAAGCAGCATCCTGGTATTTGTGAATGACGTTGGCTTCAAATGCGTTCAACACTTCTTCGCTTCGGGCGTAAATGAGTTTGCCATGGGAGACAACCGCAAACTGAAGGGAAAGGGAAGCATCGTTGAGTACCACAAGATCAAAACGCTCCGTCGAAAGTGCCTCACGGACTGCAAGGTATAGCCCTCTATAGGCGTCAAGAAGCGCATCGCCTCTTATGCCTTGCTCAAGCAAGACCGCTAAATCCAGATCAGAACACGTTTTTTCCTCCCCACAGGCGTACGAGCCGAAGAGGTAGGATAACAGGACTTCATCCCGCTTTGCAAAAATCGAGCGCAATTTCTCTACAACCTCACCGGCACTTACTTGAGGTGCGGGCAGTATTTTCCCCGAAGGACCGCGGTAGTCCGAAGGTATGCCCACTTCTTCTCCTCCAAACGGTTGGGTTGAAAATCTTCACCCTGGACATTTTACATTTCTAAAGCCCTCTGTTCCAGAGTACATCGGTTGTTATCTGGCTCTGGCAAGCTTTCCTGAAGTCTCCTTACCCAATGTTCCCCGAATTTCAGCGCAGCTCCCTCAGGATGAACTCGCAAGCTGGAACTACCTTTACGGTGATATCGCCATCGATTTTGAGGTCTTTTTGCTCATCAAAAGAGACCACGTACCCTTCCTTGAGCCCCAGAGTCGAGCAGGCCTCCTTCAGGCCGGAGAGCTCTCTTTTCACCACCTCTTCATCCCTCAGGGAGAAACATACCTGGATGGCAACTTTCCCATCGAGGATGAAGTCGCACTCTCTTTGCCCTTTGAAGCACACAAGTTCCCGGGATTTCCTCAAAAGCTCGAGAAAAACAGCGTTTTCCAGAAGCACTCCTGCGCTTTCCCGGAGGAACCGCACTCCTTTCAGGAGTCCGGTATCTATGGCATAGACCTTTTTCTCCGCCAGTTCCGACTTCACAAAAGACCGGTGGTGTTTCCGAAGAAGCCGCACCAAATAGGCATTCTCGGCAAATTCAAGGTAGGAGTAGAGGGAATCTTTGCCCACCTTGATTCCCTGGGACTTGAGCTCGTTGTAGATTTTGTGCACCGAGAGGAACTTCCCCGAATTCTCCATCACCCGCTTCAGGAAGTACTTGAGAACCAGGGTGTCCCGAACCTGGTAGCGTTCCGCAATATCCCGGTAGAGCATCACCTCGAAGTACTCCTGCAGGGTTCTTATTTTCAGCTCCTCCTGGAGGAAGGCTATCTCTGGAAACCCTCCAAAGTCCAGGTATTCCTGGAAAAGCTGCGTTACTCTGGCCCTTTTTGAAGGGCTGTAGAAATCCCGTTCCGGGTCAAAGTCGAATCCCTTGAAACGCAGGAATTCTCTGAAGCTCAGGGGCAAAAGCTCGTAGGTGATGGTTCTTCCCCGAAGGGCTGTGGCAATTTCCTGGGAAAGGAGCTTCGAATTCGAGCCGGTGATGAAAACATTCCGGCTCACGGTATCGTAGAGGCGACGCACAAATCTCTCCCATCCGGCAATGTTCTGAACCTCGTCGAGGAAAAAGTAACACCCTGCAAGGTCAAGCTCCGGGTAGAGTTCCCGGTAGGCCTGGAGGATAAGGTCCAGAGTATGCACCTCAAGGTCCATTCGCTCATCCTCGAAATTGAGATAGAGCACCCGCCGGGGGTCAACGCCTTTTTCGAGGAGCTCTTCAATGTGCTGGAAAAGGAGGTAGGTCTTTCCCGCCCTCCTTGGCCCCACCACAGAGATAATCTTCCCGGATTCAAGAGGAAGCTTCAGGTTCCGCCTGATGAGTTCCGGCAGTTTCCTGGTATGGAACTCATAGATAATGGACTTCAGGACATCTTTCATCATGACAAGGAAATTTTACCTCATAAATTTCCTTCTGCCAAGGAAAAAATTATCCACTGCATTGCAAACCGGTGGTTTCAGCCCTTCCACTGCGTCGTTGCGAACTCGTCGTTTCGCTTCCCCCATCGCGTCATTGCGAACTCGTAGTTTCGTTTGTGAAGCAATCTCCTTCTACCGGGCCTGAGACTGCTTCGTCGCTTCGCTCCTCGCAGTGACCTCCATCGCGTCATTGCGAACTCGTCTTTTCGTTTGTGAAGCAACCTCTTCTTTCCCAGAATACGAGGTCACTTCTACGCTCGTGATGACCGTGGGTCTTAAGTTTTCGCAAAACACCGCGATGCTTACACGAATGACCTTGTCTCAAGCGGTGCTACTTCCTTGATACGCTCAAAGTGTTCATCGGCGTGCCAGAGCCAGAGCTTTTCTGCAATGGCAACCTGGGCAATCAGTAGGTCCGGCAGGGGAACGATAATTCCTTTCCGTCGCAAGATGTACCCAAGCCGTGCAGCCTCAAGCCATACCTCTGGGGTAATGGGAACTTCTTCTAAGGCTTCTAAATCTGCACTCAGCCGTTCGAAGGCTTCATCATCCCTTGCGCCGACCAGAAGCTCCGTCTTTACTACTCAGCAGGTGGAAACCCTCTCGGCAAAGAGAATGCGCTGTACTCGGCCTTGATCTCTTTGTCTCCCCGGGGCCGCAGGTAGTGAATCCAAACGGAGGTGTCAAGAAGCGCCCCCTGGTGCTGCCTTCTACTCATTGTTTCGCCTTTGCCGTCTCCCGCCACAAGGAGAGTTCTTCCGGAGTCCAGTCCACAAGGCCTGATCCTGCCAGTTCCCGGAGTTCGCTCAGGCGGTGCTTTCTCACAAGCTCCCGCAGGGCAAGCTCAATGACCTCACGCTTGCGCTTTTTTCCGGTAAGTCGCATGGCTTCTTTAAGTAGTTCAGAATCGACCACTATGGTGAACCTGCCCATAGCCCACCTCCAACGCATATCACTATTTTTTGTGCTGAACAAGCACCTGCTGCGGGACCGTTTTGCGCACAGTGGCTGTTTCTGGGTCACTGCAAGGTTACGGTTTCGTCTCCGGAGCAGCCTCCTCCTTTTCAAAAGCACTCTTTCTCAGAGCGTGTGCAACGCAGGGAGAAGAGCATACCGATTGAAAATATTGCGGGCTTATGGATGGTGAACCGGAAGCTTGCTTCGTGTGAGGAGTTACTTGAAGAGCAACTTCTCCATCGTCTGGGCGTCAACGATTGGAAGCTTGCTCACTCACCCACCTCAATCCGTTGCAGCCCTATGAAGTAGGGTAGGTTTTCCTCGAGTTCTGGGTTTTCTTCAAGGCAGAGTTCCAGCACTTCTTTCAAATTCTTCTGCAGTTTATCCAAAGTGGCCCCTTGGGTATGTGCCCCAGGAACTCCTGGTACTATTCCCACGTAGAGCTTTGTCTCAGGGTCCCACTCGACATAGGCCACAAAAGTCCTCATTTATCGCTTTGCTCCTCGCGGTGACGTTTAAGGGCCATCAGCAACGAATTCGAGCACCACCGGGCCACAGCGTCACCAAACATCCCCTGTACTCATCGAAACTATGGGTAGCCAGAAAATCCCGTACCAGCTTAACTTCGTCCTCGGAATTTAGATTGCCGCGGCGGAGGTAGATTACAGCTCCTACGTCCTGGCTTCGAAAGCGCACTGGGTTTGTGAAGCCATAATCTCTCGTGATAAGAACCGCTTGCCGGATCCTTGCCAGTTCCCAAACTTCGGCATCGGTCATGCCTCTACCGGCAGTTTCGGCAATGGCAATCACCTCGTGACCTGCTTCCCGAAGTGCTTTTGCTAATGCTAAGCTGACATTCTCGTCGAGGATAATGACCATCCTATAGAGGCACCATTTTTTCCATGGCCAGGTAACTCGCGTATTCCAGACAAGCCAGAATATCCTCTTTTTTCAATCGTGGGAAATTGCGAAGGATGGTATCGATATCTTCCCCTGCGGCCAGGTGGCTCAACACCACCCACACGGGTATCCTGGTGCCGGCTATACACGGCTCGCCTCCGCAAATGTTGGGGTCTGAGATTATTCGATGGCTGAATTTCGTAAACCCCTGCCTCTTTTCCATAAGGCCTCCCGAAAGTAGCACGTCAAGTCAATATACAATATACAACATACAAAATACGAGCTACAAAATACAAGTTGAACAATTGTATTGTACAACAAGGGAGCTAAAAGGTTCACTTATAGAGGAAGTTTTGGGAATCCGTTGCATCCCATGGCCTGGAGCAAGGCCTTGACATCCCATGCCGAAGCTAAAAAGTCGAGAACATGCTATGATTGCGTTGAATCCAGGGGTGAGAAAGATGGAAGAGGGGATGAAAGTCAAAGACCTTTCCAAAGAAGAGCTGAAGATACTAATCTGGGAAGCAGTAGAAGAAGCGTTGTTCGAGTTATTGGGCGATCCCGATCGAGGTCTTGAGCTTCACCCAGAGGTTGAAGAGTACCTCAGGAAATCTTTAGAGCGCCTTGAACGAGGTGAAAAAGGTATACCTGCCGAGGAAGCGGCAAAACGGATAGGGTTGGTCTGGTGAAAAGCTATCAGGTTCGTTTCCTTCCCGAAGCGATAGATGCCCTTCGTTGCCCAGCAGATTCTTAAGAGATTCATTTATATCCTCCATTTCATAGGCCACCGCCGGGATATTTACAAAACATCGTAAATCCTCAATAAGCTCGGACTCGATACGAGCTGTTTCACAGCTTTCTTTAAGACCTCTATTTTCACCTGTGAAGCAGTCTCAGACTGCTTCGCTCGCAGCGACCGAGAAAAACGCCCTCACAAGGATAAACAGGGAGGGTCACTGCAAGGTCGTAATTTCGTTTCCGAAGCAGTCTCTCAAGTTC is part of the Candidatus Caldatribacterium sp. genome and encodes:
- a CDS encoding DUF5615 family PIN-like protein, yielding MVIILDENVSLALAKALREAGHEVIAIAETAGRGMTDAEVWELARIRQAVLITRDYGFTNPVRFRSQDVGAVIYLRRGNLNSEDEVKLVRDFLATHSFDEYRGCLVTLWPGGARIRC
- a CDS encoding nucleotidyltransferase domain-containing protein; amino-acid sequence: MGIPSDYRGPSGKILPAPQVSAGEVVEKLRSIFAKRDEVLLSYLFGSYACGEEKTCSDLDLAVLLEQGIRGDALLDAYRGLYLAVREALSTERFDLVVLNDASLSLQFAVVSHGKLIYARSEEVLNAFEANVIHKYQDAAYLREVQNWYLKERVRRWYSKGRA
- a CDS encoding type II toxin-antitoxin system VapB family antitoxin, with amino-acid sequence MGRFTIVVDSELLKEAMRLTGKKRKREVIELALRELVRKHRLSELRELAGSGLVDWTPEELSLWRETAKAKQ
- a CDS encoding DUF86 domain-containing protein; the encoded protein is MVLKRESIITRLQKLEEILSRLREKEEISLEQYKRDVNLQWFVERGLELASSLIFDIGNHILAGAFRISVDEYEKILERLWQQKVISEKLYKDLRGLGGFRNILVHGYLELNHKLVYAHYRKALQVFPSFINEITTWLESYGEGGNTGAD
- a CDS encoding type II toxin-antitoxin system HicB family antitoxin — protein: MRTFVAYVEWDPETKLYVGIVPGVPGAHTQGATLDKLQKNLKEVLELCLEENPELEENLPYFIGLQRIEVGE
- a CDS encoding PIN domain-containing protein, yielding MVGARDDEAFERLSADLEALEEVPITPEVWLEAARLGYILRRKGIIVPLPDLLIAQVAIAEKLWLWHADEHFERIKEVAPLETRSFV
- a CDS encoding DUF433 domain-containing protein — protein: MEKRQGFTKFSHRIISDPNICGGEPCIAGTRIPVWVVLSHLAAGEDIDTILRNFPRLKKEDILACLEYASYLAMEKMVPL
- a CDS encoding ATP-binding protein gives rise to the protein MMKDVLKSIIYEFHTRKLPELIRRNLKLPLESGKIISVVGPRRAGKTYLLFQHIEELLEKGVDPRRVLYLNFEDERMDLEVHTLDLILQAYRELYPELDLAGCYFFLDEVQNIAGWERFVRRLYDTVSRNVFITGSNSKLLSQEIATALRGRTITYELLPLSFREFLRFKGFDFDPERDFYSPSKRARVTQLFQEYLDFGGFPEIAFLQEELKIRTLQEYFEVMLYRDIAERYQVRDTLVLKYFLKRVMENSGKFLSVHKIYNELKSQGIKVGKDSLYSYLEFAENAYLVRLLRKHHRSFVKSELAEKKVYAIDTGLLKGVRFLRESAGVLLENAVFLELLRKSRELVCFKGQRECDFILDGKVAIQVCFSLRDEEVVKRELSGLKEACSTLGLKEGYVVSFDEQKDLKIDGDITVKVVPACEFILRELR
- a CDS encoding RidA family protein, producing MKKAVSTDKAPQAIGPYSQAVQVGECVFVSGQLGLSPKGELVSDEVTEQARQALENISAILRAAGLTMEHVVQVTIFLTDLREFPAVNEVYAQYFKPPYPARCCVGVSALPRGGKVEIAAVAYVPREKSETVAE
- a CDS encoding DUF86 domain-containing protein, giving the protein MSSLEVIENKKSAIIKYLAILQRYKKYSRQEIENDVDLRGALERYLYLAIQATIDLAEALVAYEGLRKPTTMSEAFYILSEAGIISMELAGKLAKMVGFRNVIAHDYQNLNYDIVLDVLHNRCKDIEVFLGEVSQRLGLR